Proteins from a genomic interval of Collinsella sp. zg1085:
- a CDS encoding aminotransferase class V-fold PLP-dependent enzyme has protein sequence MIDTENVSCDTCMAPGSLVVDASDASSRAWPKIDIAHNPFKADFPLLAAHPDIAFLDSAATAQRPQVVLEATTRFYETMNANPLRGLYSLSVKATEAIAQVRAQIACAIGAPEPSDGQATAAQDIIFTRNTSESLNIVARCFAPLVLEAGDEIAITIMEHHSNLIPWQQVARASGAKLVYLYPTKTGALSDEEIAAKIGPNTKIVATTQVSNVLGVELPVQKLAAAVHAQGGYLVVDGAQSIPHIPINVEALGADFFAFSAHKALGPMGIGVLWGKHELLEAMPPFLTGGEMIDSVTEQDATWALLPEKFEAGTQDAAGIYATGVALDYLMNTVGLTSVQEREQALIHYLMSRLSELSFVEIIGSIYWDCHHGVVSFNVRGIHPHDVASLLDMKGVCIRAGHHCAQPLLTWLGVENLACCRASVAFYNDQSDIDALIDGLTYVWSTFHG, from the coding sequence ATGATTGATACCGAAAACGTCTCTTGCGATACCTGCATGGCTCCCGGAAGCTTGGTGGTAGATGCAAGTGATGCATCGTCGCGTGCATGGCCCAAGATTGATATTGCTCATAACCCGTTTAAGGCTGATTTTCCGCTGCTTGCGGCTCACCCCGATATTGCCTTCTTAGATAGTGCAGCTACAGCACAGCGCCCTCAGGTGGTGCTAGAGGCTACAACGCGCTTTTATGAGACGATGAATGCTAATCCGCTGCGCGGCCTATATTCGCTTTCGGTCAAAGCAACTGAGGCCATCGCTCAGGTACGTGCACAAATTGCATGCGCTATTGGTGCGCCTGAGCCGTCTGATGGCCAAGCAACAGCGGCGCAAGACATTATTTTTACGCGCAACACCAGCGAGTCACTCAATATTGTGGCACGCTGCTTTGCACCGCTCGTGCTTGAGGCCGGTGATGAAATTGCTATCACCATTATGGAGCATCATTCAAACCTGATTCCGTGGCAGCAAGTTGCACGTGCGAGCGGGGCAAAGCTGGTATATCTGTATCCCACCAAGACCGGAGCGCTCAGCGACGAAGAAATTGCCGCCAAGATAGGTCCAAATACCAAGATTGTGGCAACAACACAGGTTTCAAACGTGTTAGGTGTTGAGCTGCCTGTTCAGAAGCTTGCCGCTGCCGTGCATGCGCAAGGCGGGTATCTGGTTGTTGATGGTGCGCAGTCAATTCCGCATATTCCCATCAATGTAGAGGCGCTTGGTGCAGATTTCTTTGCCTTTTCAGCGCATAAGGCGTTAGGACCTATGGGCATTGGGGTGCTCTGGGGCAAGCATGAGCTGCTTGAAGCTATGCCACCGTTTTTGACGGGCGGTGAAATGATTGATTCTGTGACCGAGCAAGATGCAACGTGGGCTTTATTGCCTGAAAAATTTGAGGCAGGTACGCAGGATGCAGCAGGTATTTATGCCACCGGTGTAGCCCTAGACTATCTTATGAATACCGTTGGACTAACATCCGTGCAAGAGCGTGAACAGGCGCTTATACATTATTTGATGAGCCGCTTGAGCGAGTTAAGCTTTGTTGAGATTATCGGTTCAATTTATTGGGACTGTCATCACGGGGTTGTAAGTTTTAACGTGCGCGGTATTCACCCTCATGATGTAGCGAGCTTGCTTGATATGAAAGGCGTATGCATTAGAGCTGGTCATCATTGTGCGCAACCTCTGCTTACGTGGCTTGGTGTAGAAAACCTGGCTTGCTGTCGCGCGAGTGTGGCATTCTACAATGACCAGTCTGATATTGATGCGTTAATTGATGGCTTAACCTATGTTTGGAGCACCTTTCATGGCTAG
- the sufU gene encoding Fe-S cluster assembly sulfur transfer protein SufU: MASLYSSTTFMEHNSHPDYKYAMDAPTHEHAGINPSCGDELTLQLRVEDGIIEEASFSGTGCAISQASADIMAELVSGESIEEAKRLTALFLGMIQGRELSAQDIEDLDEAAELKDISHMPARVKCAELAWRTLDGMLKM; encoded by the coding sequence ATGGCTAGTTTGTATAGTTCAACTACCTTTATGGAGCACAATTCGCACCCTGATTACAAGTATGCCATGGATGCGCCAACGCATGAACATGCGGGCATCAACCCTAGTTGTGGCGATGAGCTAACCTTACAGCTGCGGGTTGAGGACGGCATAATTGAAGAGGCAAGCTTTTCTGGTACGGGTTGTGCAATTTCGCAGGCATCGGCCGATATTATGGCTGAGCTTGTGAGTGGCGAGTCAATCGAGGAGGCTAAGCGTTTGACCGCGCTCTTTCTAGGCATGATTCAGGGTAGGGAACTATCAGCTCAAGATATTGAAGACCTAGATGAGGCAGCTGAGCTCAAAGATATTTCGCATATGCCGGCGCGGGTTAAGTGTGCAGAGCTTGCATGGCGCACCCTTGATGGCA